The Sphingomonas sp. OV641 DNA window TCCGCCAGTTCGCGGGTGTAATTGGCCACCTGCGCATCGGCGCGAACCCGTTCCTCGGTCAACTTCGCGCGCGCTTCGGCCATGCCGCCGGTGATGCCCGACTTGAGGAAATCCCCATCGCCGAAGCCCCAGCCGGGCAGGTTTGCGACGATCGCGAACATCAGAAAGACGGTGAACAGGAAGATGGCGAGCGGCGAAACGAAGCGGGCGCGCTCGCCATCGATGTAGCGGCGCGTGAGGTCGCCGGGGCGCGTCACCAGCATGGGGAAGGTGCGCCAGGCCTTGCCCTCGAAATGGAATACCGCGTGGCCAATATCGTGCAGGATCGCGCCGGCCGTGCCATGCACATGGCCGGCCTGGCCGCAGGCATGACAATGCGAGCCGATCAGTTGCGTGCCGCAATTGAGGCAAGCGGTGGGATGATCGTGCGCGGCATGAGTCTCACCCGCGCCCTTCTCGGCCGCGCGGCCGAACAGCCCGCCCGTGACAATATCGGCGCTCGCCTCGATTCCGTCCGCCATTCCGCCCTCCGCCACGGAGCATAGGAGCGTCGCATTTCACGTGGCAAGACGTGTTCGGCGCACCGTTCAGTAGCGGCTGAGCTCCACCGGCAGCTTGCGATAACCATGGACGAAGCAGGCCGACACTCGTTCGGGCGCGCCGACCACGTTCACCCGCATCCGGCGCTTCGCCATTTCTTCCAGCAATATGCCGATCTGAAGTTCGGCCAAGCGGGCGCCGACGCAGCGATGGATACCGTGGCCGAAGGCGAGGTGGCGGCGGGCGTTGGGCCGGTCGACAATCAGCTTATCCGCATCGTCGCCGAACACGCTCTCGTCGCGATTGCCGGAAATGTACCACATGGCCAGCTTGTCACCGGCCCTGATCTGCTGACCCATCAACTCGGTATCCTGCGTCGCGGTGCGGCGCATATGGGCGAGCGGCGTCTGCCAGCGGATGATTTCGCTGACCGCGTTCGGGATGAGCGATGTATCCGCCTCCAGCTTCGCGCGCTGATCGGGATATTTGTCCAGACCATAGGCCAGCCCGGACATGGTGTTACGGGTCGTATCGTTGCCGCCGACGATCAGCAGGATGAGGTTCCCGAGGAACTCATTGTCGTCCATCTCCCGCATGGCATCGGAGTGGATCATCATGCTGATCAGGTCGGGCTGCAGAGGCTTGTCCAGCTTTTCATTCCAAAGCCGGCGGAAATAGGATCCGCATTCATACATGTGCATCAGGCGCTGCTGACGCAGATCCTCGTTCTTGATGATCTCGATATCGCCGGCCCAGTCGGACCAGAAGGTGAGCTTGCGACGATCCTCCCACGGGAAGTCGAACAGGATGGCCAGCATCTGCGTGGTCAATTCGATTGAAACGGTATCGACCCAGTCGAACTGCTCCCCCCAGGGAAGCGTGTCGAGCACCTCCTCCGTCCGGCGGCGGATGTCGGACGACAGACGCGTCATTTCCGATGGCGTGAACGCGGGCGCGACCGTGCGCCGCTGCGCGGTGTGCACCGGGCGATCACGCGCGATGAACATCGGCATCCGCACGGCATTGGGATCATCCACGTCGAAATTGGCGATCGTGATCCCGCCCGCCTCGGAGGAGTAAAGATCGGGCAGCGATTCCACTTCGACGATCGGCTTGTACGACGAGACCGACCAATAGGGGCCGAATTCGGAATCCGGCACATAGTGAACAGGCGCCTCGGCCCGCAGCCGGGCGAACGGCTCTCGCCATGTGTCATCCCGATAGAGTTCGGGCCTGCTGACATCAAAGGGGTCAACCGCTTCGGACACATCCCTGGCAAGGGTCGCCATCATCTCTCTCCCGAGTCTTATGGGACAAGGAAGAACTTCACTGACAATCTTGTCAATACGGCAGTGCGCGGCCCGCCTTGCCTATGCGCCCGAACAGCTTCTTCCAGGCCCCGGCCGGGCTGCCCGACTGGAGGACGCCGCGGCGGAAGAGGCGAGCGCCTACGGCAATGAAGATCGCCACCCACAATATCTGCCATGCCAGCGCAGCGAGATGCGGCCAAAGCACCGACGAATTCGCAGCCCGGCCGGCCATGGCGAACGGAGACGAAAGCGGAAAGATCTCGGCGACCAGCGCCAACGTGCTGCCCGGGTTCGATGCGGCGGCAGAGGCGAGGCCAAACATCGCCACCTGGAGGATCGTGATAGGAAGCGAGAGCATCTGGATTTCACGCATGGTGGATGCTTGCGCACCGACGCCGAGGAAGACCGAGCCCAGCAGCAGGTAAGCGGTCGTGAAATAACAGGCGAAGAGCAGCGCGAAGGGGCCGAATCCGACCGCTGGCGCCAGGCCGGCCAGCCCGCTGTTGGCGGGCAGGAAAAGGCCGATCTGGCTGACCACCAATCCCCAGAAGCCGACGAACAGCACGGCTACGCCGAACATGCCGAGCAGCTTGCCAAGGAAAACGCTTTCCAGCGGCACCGCCGCGGCAAGCACCTCGATCACCTTGTTGTTCCGTTCTTCCGCCATGGTGCCGACCACCTGACCGGACAGGAAGAGGGTCAGGAAGAAGATGCCGAAGACCGCCGCGAAGGCGGCCGTGTTGCGGCCGCCCAGGCTGGGCGCCTCCCGCGCCGTGCGCGTGAAGAGTGGACGGCCGGGCGGCAGCGGCCCCGCCGCGGTGATGCGCATCGCTTGATCGGACAAAGCGGCAAGGTAGCGGGCGTCCCTCCGGCTCTGGCCGAAAAGGATGTGCGGAGCCTGCAATGGGCCGACCATCACCGCCACCACGTCCACGTCGGACGTGTTCAATGCGGCGCGCGCCTGCCCGGCCGGGTCTCCGTGCGGCGCTCGCACCTCCAGCGCGGGCGGCTGAATCTCGCCGGGGAACAACGCGCGAAGCTGCCGGTCGGCGGCGATCAGCGCCTCGGCCTCGCGGGGCGGGGCGATGGCGACGAGCCGCTCACGCTCCGCCGAGCCGGCCGACACGGATGCGGCGCCAAGCCCGCCGATCGCGCCGAACGAACCCATGATCACCGGCGCAAACAGGAAAAGAAGAAAAATGGGGGTGAACACCGTGGCGGTGAAGTCCCGCCGCGCGATGGTGAATGTCTGGCGAAGGCGTCGCCGCAGATTGCCAGCGCTGGTGCTCATGCCGTGCGCTCCAGCGCTGCCTGGCCGACGATGCGGACGAATGCCTCGTGCAAGCCGGGGCGCTCGATCGACAGGCCCGAAATGCCGAAGCCCGCGTCGATCAATCGTTTCAGCAGCGCCTCGATCCCATCACGCGGCAATTCGAAGCGCCATCCGCCGCCTTCTTCGCGGGCGTCGGGCGGGAGGTGATCGCGCAAGCCGGGTTGCGGAAAGTGCGGCACGTAATGAACCTGCTGCGGCAAGGTGCCGCGCGCCTCCGCAACCGTGCCCTCAAAGCGGCGCTTGCCGCCCGCAATGATCGCCAGCCGATCGCACAGGCGCTGAGCATGGGCCATGACATGGGTGGAAAAGAGCACGGTCGCACCACGATCCCGCTCCGCCAGGATGAGCGCTTCGAGCCGTTCCTGATTGACCGGGTCCAGGCCGGAGAACGGCTCGTCCAGCACCAGGAGATCAGGCCGATGGACCACTGAGCCGAGGAGCTGGACGAGCTGTGCCATCCCCTTCGACAGCTTACGGATCTTGTCGTCGGCGGCATGGCCGAGCCCGGCTTGAGTGAGCAACGTGTCGGCGCGGGCGCGCCCTTCCTTCCATGGCAAGCCGCGAAGTGCGCCCATGAAGGCGATCGCCTCGCGTGCCTTCATCGCAGGATACAGCCCGCGCTCTTCCGGCAGGTAGCCGACGCGGTCGCTGGCGCCGCGAGGATGCTGCGAGCCGAGGAGCATGCGTTCGCCCGCGTCCGGCTCGATGATGCCCAGCAACATGCGCAGCGTGGTCGTCTTGCCGGCGCCGTTCGGGCCGAGCACGCCATAGATCATGCCATGCGGCACAATGAGGTCTATCCCGTCAACCACCCGCCTGCCGCCGAAGCGTTTCACCAGACCGCTGGCGACAATGACGGGATCTGCGCTGCTCGCCACGTCCGTTGCCCTGTGATGCGCCGGTGGGCGGCTGCCCCTGGCAAGTGAAGGCGACCACATCGCTTCGCCGCGGCCTTTCGTCACCTGCTACTGGCTCGCTGGCGCACAACACAAGTGTTTTGCGGAGCATGGCCGGGCAGGATCCGGCCTTCGTTCACACTGCTGTCACACTGCTGCAACGCAGCAAAGATTGCTTACATTCCGCATACGCCAGGACATAATCCGCTCCATATATGCTTACCCTCAATCAGAGGAGCCATGTAGATGAGCCAAGAGCCAAAGAAGTCTGAAGGGTCCACTGAAGAACCGATCTGGGCGTCCGTGTTCTTGCTGGCGTTTGGATGTGCCTTGTTGTTGTTCCTGATCGCAATCGAGCACCAGAATTGGTTCGAGCTGAAGCCGGCGACGGGTACGGCCGAGGCGATGACTTATGCCTCATCGGATCGTGGCCATAGAAGCTGACGAAATACTTGGTGGCGCCGGCGCTGGCGCGTTACTTTCCGCCTTCACGCCGGGTCAGCGCGGACACGCAGCTCGCACGATCGATCGCCCGGCCATCGGGCTGGCGCGCATCAACATAAGTGACGCGCGGCTCGGCAGTTCCCTTGGTGTACAGATAAGTGTCGAGCACGCAGATCTGGCTCTGGAACTGCAGCTTGCGCGCATTGCCTTCGCGCACGTCGGCGTCCGGCTCCCCGAACAGCCGCACCAGTCCGTTCGCATTCTGACCAATCACGCGCTCCAGCCCGACGCCGCTATAGGGGATCGGGACGGGCGCGGCGCGCTCCGGTGCGGAGCCGACCGCCGTGGCGCAGCCTGACAGGAGAATGATCGAGAACGGGGCGGCAAGGCGAATCATGAACGGCTCCGGTGGTAAACGTGCGTGGCCAATGCGGCACCGATCACCGGCGCCAGGATGTTGGCAAAGGGCGCCAGGAAGAGGATGGTGACCGCAAGGCCAAGGAGAAATCGGCGCGCCGCCGTTGCCTGACGCCAGTCGCGCATGGCTTCTGGCGGAAGATGTCGCGCCGACACCATGTCGCCCAGATCGCGACCAAGCAGCCAGGCATTGGCGGCCAGGAACAGGGCGGCGGTGCCGATGCCCGTTGCCAAAAGCACCAGGTACAAAGGCGCGAGCATCAGGTTGACGGCGATGAAGCGTCCCGCCGACGCAAGTGCCATGCGCAAGGACCGGCCGAACGGAACATCCCGCGCGGTGGAAAGGGCGGCGGGATAGTGTTCGCGCTCCACCGCGACGACGATCGTATCCGCAAACAGGCCGACGACGGCGACCGCGACAGCCCGGAACAGCAGCCACAGCGCCAGTATCGTGACAACCAGCGATGCCGCAGACGCAAGGGCACCGTGATAGGTCCAGGTGGCGAGCAGCGCATTCACGCCCCACCACACGCCCGCACCAAGAAGCACGAAAAGCGCGAACGTCACGGCCAGGCTTTTCGCCAGCACGCCCAGAACCGCGCGATCCCCGAGTTGTGCGATGCTGAGGACAAACGCAGTAAACATCGCGCGGCGGAATGCGCGCGTGCGCGCAGTTGCGCAAGGCGGGCGTGGCAATTACGGCCGCGCGCAACCCTCACCCTGTCCGGGATCGGAGCCTTTTCGTTTGACCCAGCCCAGCTATGACGTCGTCGCCATCGGCAATGCCATTGTCGACATCCTTTCCCCCGCCACCGACGACTTCGTCGCCGACAACGGCATGACCAAGGGCGCCATGGCGCTGGTCTTCTCGCCGGAGGAAGCCGACGCGCTTTATGCGAAGATGGGTCCGGGGCAGGAAGTGTCCGGCGGCTCGGCGGCGAACACGATTGCCGGCATGGCAGCGCTTGGCAGCAAGTGCGCCTTTATCGGCCAGGTGGCGGACGACCAGCTCGGCACCGTTTTCGCGCATGACATCCGCGCCGCGGGCATCCGTTTCGACACGGAGGCGCGCGCTGGCAGTCCGACCACGGGTCGCTGCCTGATTTTCGTGACGCCGGACGGCCAGCGCACGATGAACACCTTCCTTGGCGCGTCGCACTATCTGCCGGCCGAGGCGCTGGACCGGGACCTGATCGCGGGAGCAAAATATCTGTACCTCGAAGGGTATCTCTGGGATCCCGAAGAGCCCCGCGCGGCAATGCGCGCCGCGATCGAGGTGGCGCGCGCTGCCGGCCGCAAGGTGGCTTTCACGCTTTCTGCGGAATTCGTGATCGACCGGCATCGCGACGCCTTCCACCAACTGATCGATGCCGGCCTGATCGACGTGCTCTTCGCCAACGAAGCGGAGATCGTGTCGCTGACGGAAGCGGCCGATACGGAAGCGGCGATCGCCGCGGTAAAGGCCAAGGTGCCGCTGCTGGTGGTGACCATGAGCGAGCAGGGCGCCTGCGCGATCGCCGGTGACGAGCGAGTCACCGTGCCCGCAGCGCCGGTCGACAAGGTGGTCGATACCACGGGGGCGGGCGATCTGTTCGCCGCTGGCTTCCTGCACGGGCAGGCGCAGGGCTGGGGACTGGAGCGCTCGCTTCGCCTGGGCGCGGTCTGCGCCGCCGAAGTCATCAGCCACTTTGGCGCGCGGCCGATCGCCGACTTGAAGGCGCTGGCGGCCGAAGTCTGAAACTCACTCCGCCATCCCGGCCTCGGCCGGGATGGCGGCGGTTGTGGCGCAATCGAAGCGTCTCGCGGAGGGCGGGCCAACTGTGGTCCCGCAATGAATGAAGGCGGTTGGTGAAGCGGTCGGTGCTGCCGCCTCATCACCCCCGCCAGAGCCGCGCTCCGGATGACGTGAACGAGACGGCCCAGGATCGCGCGGGCAGGAAAGGCGGCGTCAGTCGCCGCAATTGGCCTGCCACTGCGCGTCCATCGCGGCATCAGTATCGAGCTGCGAGGCGAGGGTTACCTTGCCGCCTTTGACGATGAAGCGTTCATAGCCGGTCCGCCCCATGCCGACACTGGCGTTCACTTCGCCGCAGACTGCTTCCCCATGCGCCGCCACGCCCTTGAACTGGGCGGTTTCGGGAAGCTTCAGCTGTTGCCGCACGGTTTCCGTCCCGGCACGCACGCGTTCGACCTCCACCGGATCGGGGCCGACGTCGCAGCCGGCGAGCGCCAGCGCGGCCAGTATCACCCGCCGCTTCATTCCGCGGCACCCGGCTTTAGCAGCTCCAGCGCCGCCGCGGTCATCGCGGTCGCGCCAGTGACGACCACCGGTTCCGGCGTGATCTTGAATAGCGGCGAGTGATGCGAGGCAACTGCAGGGCCGCCGTTACGCGCGGCATCAAGCGCCGCCTTGGGCGTGCCGCCGACGGCGAAGTAATAGCCTTTCACGCCCGTGTCTGGCTGTACGAAATAGGCGAAATCCTCGGCGCCCATGCCCATCTGTTCAAACGGCACGACGTTCGCCGTGCCAAGCGTATTCACCATCACGGCGTTCAGCCGTCGGGCGAGCGGCGTATTGTTGATCGTCGTCGGCGTGCCTTCGATCACCGTCACCTTGGGCATCTTGTCCTTTGGCATGCCGTTCATCACGCCGACGCCTTCGGCCACGCGCTTGATCCCGTTGACGAGCTGCGCCCGCGTGCCTTCATCATTGGCGCGCACAGTGACCTGAAGCTTCGCCTCGTCGGTGATGATGTTGTGCTTCAGCCCGGAATGAAACGAGCCGACGGTGATAACGCCGGGTAGCAGCGGCGCGCGCTCGCGGCTAATCAGGCCCTGCAGCGCGATCACGATCTGCGAGCCCATGTAGACGGGATCCTTGCCGGTGTTCGGGCTGGCACCATGCGCACCGACGCCCGGCACCACGATGTCGATCGAATCGGATGAGGAATATTGGATGGTTTCGCTCGCCGCGACCTTGCCGGCCTCCATGCTGGCATCGACGTGATAGGCAAGCGCGTAATCGGGCTTGGGAAAGCGCGTGAAGAGACCGTCGGCGATCATCGCCTTTGCGCCGCCGATCCGCTCCTCCGCAGGTTGCCCGATGAAGACGATCGTGCCCTGCCACCGGTCCTTCATCGCCGCCAGCCGCCGTGCCGTGGCAATCAGGCCGACAATGTGGGTGTCGTGCCCGCAGGCGTGCATCACCGGCGCTTCCACTCCATCCACGCCGACCTGACGCACCGTGGAGGCATTCGGCAGGCCGGACTTTTCCTGGACCGGCAGGCCATCCATATCGGCGCGGATCAGCACGGTGGGGCCAGCGCCATTCTTCAGCACGCCAACGATGCCGGTCTGGCCGACCTTCTCCGTCACCTGCATGCCGGGGATCTTGCGCAGCTCCGCGGCGATGGCGGCGGCGGTCTTCACCTCACGAAACGACAGTTCGGGATTGCGGTGGAACTGATCCCACAATTTCCCGAGATCGCGGTCCCAATCGGTCTGGATCTGCGCCTGATAGTCAGGCGCCGCCGCCACGGGCGTGGCGACGGCGGCGAGAAGTGCGGCAACAACGATACGGCGCATGCGAATCCCCCTTTGTTGCGCGCAGCATAGCTGGCGAGACGCCGGGGTGAAGGGTGATCGCGTGGTCATGCGCGATGCAGCCAACTCGGCGCAGGCCGGGGCCCAGGCGGGGAGGCGATGGTGGCGAATGCTGTGCGCCGTAAGCTTCGCCTTCCCAACTGGGCCCCGGGCTTCGCCGGAGTGGTCAGGATCAGTCGACGAAGGCGCGCTCAATCACGAACTGGCCGGGGTTGGCGTTGGAGCCTTCGACCAGGCCGGCGGCTTCCAGCAGACCGGCCGTCTCGCGGATCATCGCGGTGGAGCCGCAGAGCATCACGCGGTCGGTTTCCGGATCGAACTTGGCCGGGCCGGTGACGGGGGCGGCGAACAGGCGGCCGTCGGCGATCAGATCGGTGATGCGGCCCTTGCGCTCGAAATCCTCGCGCGTCACGGTCGGGATATAGTGAAGCTGCTCCTGCGCATGTTCGCCGACCAGCGGATCGTCGGCGAGGCGGGCGGTCAGCTCCTCGCGGAAGGCGAGGTCGTCGACACGGCGGGTGCCGTGGACGACAATCACTTGGTTGAAGCGTTCATACACTTCCGGATCGCGCGCCAGGCTGAGGAACGGCGCGAGGCCGGTGCCGGTGGACAGCAGCCACAGCCGCTCACCGCCAAGCAACGCGTCGCACACCAGCGTGCCGGTCGGCTTCTTGCCCATGTAAAGCTGGTCGCCGGGCTGAATCGCCTGCAGACGGCCGGTCAATGGGCCGTCCTGCACCTTGATCGACAGGAATTCGAGCTCGTCGGAATAGGAGGGACTGGCGATCGAATAAGCGCGCATCACCGGCTTGGGATCGTCATTCTCGCCCGGCAGACCGATCATGATGAACTCGCCCGAGCGGAAGCGCAGCGCGGCGGGACGATCCACCGCGAAACTGAACAGATGTTCATTCCAGTGGCGCACCCATTTCACGTTGACCGTCAGAAAGGCCTTGTGGTCAGGGATCAACTTCGGTTCTGCAAGCACGGTCAACGATCTCGCTCCTCGATGACGTTCTGCGCAAGATGCAGCGCCACCCATTCAACGGCAGTCGTCAAACCCGCGACCGCCTCTTCGGTTACCAATGTCGCCGCTATGCGCCGCACCCGATCGGGCGCGCCGGACAGTGCAACCTCGAACAAAGCCAACACGCGAGCCTCGTCCTCAAGCACAGCCAGCCCACCGCGCTGCCCGAAGCGTAGCGTGGTGAGCGCATGGCGATCCAGCGTGCCCATCGCGACGGCAAAGTCCCGCAGCGCGCCTTCGACGTGCAGGTAGGTGAAGCCGGGCGCGAGTGCAACGCACGGGCACTGACCGGCCCGGCTTCGCTGCACCCACAGCCGCATCGACGCGACGACGAATCGATACGGCTCGTCAATCTCCCACAAGGCGCGGTCGAGGAAGCGGTACATGGAGCTTCTCCTGTGCGAATGCCTCGCAATAGCGGTGAAAGCCAGGATAGGTCAACGCCCTTCCGCCGGGCACCGGCGCGCCCCATATCGGAGGCATGGCGATCCAGATCCGCACCACGCTTGCTGAGCCCGAGACGGGCGAGAACTTTGTTCCCCACCGCCCGCAGCGCCCTGAGAAAGTAGAGGGTGGGCGGCCGTTCAAGCTGGTGTCCGACTATCAACCGGCCGGCGATCAGCCGACCGCTATTGCGGAGCTTGTCGCGGCGGCGAAAGCGGGCGAGAAAGATCAGGTGCTGCTCGGCGTCACGGGCTCGGGCAAGACCTTCACCATGGCCAAAGTGATCGAGGAAATGCAGCGCCCGGCGTTGATCCTGGCGCCAAACAAGATCCTCGCGGCGCAGCTCTACGGCGAGTTCAAGTCATTCTTTCCCGAGAATGCCGTAGAATATTTTGTCAGCTATTATGACTATTATCAGCCCGAGGCGTACGTCCCCCGGTCGGACACGTACATCGAAAAGGAAAGCTCGGTGAACGAGGCGATCGACCGGATGCGCCACTCGGCCACCCGCTCGCTGCTGGAGCGCGACGACGTGCTGATCGTCGCCTCGGTGTCGTGCCTCTACGGCATCGGATCGGTCGAGACGTACTCGGCGATGATCTTCGACCTGAAGAAAGGCCAGAGCGTCGACCAGCGCGAGATCGTCCGCAAGCTCGTGGCGCTGCAATACAAGCGCAACGACGCGGCGTTCGCGCGCGGCAATTTCCGGGTGAAGGGGGACAATCTGGAGATCTTCCCGTCCCACCTCGAGGATGCGGCGTGGCGGATCAGCTTCTTCGGCGACGATATCGAGGAGATCGTCGAGTTCGATCCGCTGACCGGCAAGAAGGCGGCGAGCATGAACTCGGTGCGCATCTACGCCAACTCGCACTATGTCACGCCCGGGCCGACGATGAAGCAGGCGACCGAGGCGATCCGCCACGAGCTGACCGAACGGCTCAAGGAGCTGGAGGCGGAGGGCAAGCTGCTGGAGCATCAGCGGCTGGAGCAGCGTACCAATTTCGACCTGGAGATGATCGCGGCGACGGGCAGCTGCAACGGCATCGAGAATTACAGCCGCTTCCTCACCGGCCGCCTGCCGGGCGAACCGCCGCCCACCTTGTTCGAGTATCTGCCCGAGAACGCTTTGCTGTTCGTCGACGAGAGCCACCAGACGGTGCCGCAGATTGGCGCGATGGCGCGCGGCGACCATCGGCGGAAGATCACGCTGGCCGAATATGGCTTCCGCCTGCCGAGCTGCATCGACAATCGCCCGCTGCGCTTCAACGAATGGGATGCGATGCGCCCGCAGACCGTCAGCGTCTCGGCGACGCCGGGCGGCTGGGAGATGGAGCAGACCGGCGGCGTCTTCTCCGAACAGGTGATCCGCCCCACTGGCCTCATCGACCCGCCCGTCGAGATCAAGCCGGTCGAGGAACAGGTGCAGGATTGCATTGTCGAGTGCCGCAAGACCGCTGAGCTTGGTTATCGCACGCTCGTCACCACGCTGACCAAGCGGATGGCGGAGGATCTGACCGAATATATGCACGAGGCGGGCGTGAAGGTCCGCTACATGCACTCCGACGTTGAGACGCTGGAGCGCATCGAGCTGATCCGCGACCTGCGGCTAGGCGTGTACGACGTGCTGATCGGCATCAACCTGCTGCGCGAGGGGCTGGATATCCCCGAATGCGGGCTGGTGTGCATCATGGACGCGGACAAGGAGGGCTTCCTGCGCTCCGAGACGTCGCTGATCCAGACGATCGGCCGCGCCGCGCGCAACGTGGACGGGCGGGTGATCCTCTACGCCGATCGCATCACCGGCTCGATGGAGCGGGCGATGAACGAGACCGCGCGCCGCCGCGAGAAGCAGGAGGAATATAACCGCGAGCACGGCATCACGCCGATGACGGTGCGCAAGAACATCGGCGACATCATTGCGCATGTCTCCTCGCAGGATCAGGTCACCGTGCCGATCGATGACGAGCGCCCGCACATGGTCGGCCACAATCTGCGCGCGTATATCGAGGAGTTGGAGAAGAAGATGCGCAAGGCCGCGTCCGATCTCGAATTCGAGGAAGCCGGCCGCCTGCGCGACGAGATCCGCAATCTGGAGCAAGAGGAGCTTGGCTTGCCCGTGCACGAGCAGAAGGCGCCGCTGATGGGCCGCAGCAACGAGGGCAAGCCGGGCACGCGAAAGACGCGCTTCGGGAAACAGCAGCAGATGCGGATGGGGAAGCGGCGGTAAGCACCGCTTACCGGTTCCGCATCGCCAACAAGCGGCCGGGGAGGCCGTATGCACTCTCCCGGCGATGCGGACGCTCTATCGCAGCGTCAGATCCTCGCCGCCGACGCCGTAGTAACTAGCCACGCGATCGGCATAGGCCTGATCGAAGTGGGGCGCATTGTTGGCCCAGCTCGGACCCCCTTCCAGCATGCGGCGATCGATCGTCACGACATAAAGGTCGCGAACTGAATCGAACTGCAGGAGCGAGAAGGGCAGCGGGTAATAACTTTTGCCCATTCCCAGGAAGCCGCCGAGGCTGAGCACCGCGTGCGTCGCCCGGCCACTGACCTTGTGCACGAGGAAGGCGTGAACCGTGCCGATCTTGTCGCCGTCGCGGCTTTCGAGCCTGACAGTAGCCGACAAGGCGGCTTCGATCAGCGCCAAGGTGGTCTGGGTTTCGTTGCTGGTCATCTCTGTCTCCCTGCCACGCTGAACCGCTCTTGCCGTGCGCTGGTTCCGGTTGAGCCGTGCGGCACAGAGGGGCTAGAACTTGCCCGATGCGCCATTCGCTTTCCCCCGCCGCCCTGCTTGCGCCTGCCCTGCTGGCCCTGACCGTCGGGGGGTGCGTGCCGCCCGCCGCTGCTCCCGCTCCGCCACCTCCGCCGCCGCGCCCGGCACCAGCCCCGGCGCCGACGCCGGCCCCGCTTGCGGGAGACTGGCGCGATTGGCCGCTGACGCCGGGCACATGGCGCTATGGTCGGGACGGGCGCGGAAGCAGGGCGACGTTCGGCGCGGACGGCGGTGGGGCGCGGCTGACCCTCCGCTGCGACACCGCCTCACGCGCCATGCTGCTGTCACGCTCCGGCCAATCGCGGCAACCGCTGACCGTGCGAACGACCAGCACCACTCGCGCGGTGCCCGTGCGGCAGAGCGCCGGGCAGGCAGCCGAGGTCGAGGCGAGCCTGCCGGCGCGGGATCCCTTGCTTGATGCCATGGCGTTCAGCCGCGGACGGTTCGTGATCGAACAGCCGGGCGCCCCAACCCTCGTGGTGCCCGCTTATGCCGAGATCGGAAGGGTGATCGAGGATTGCCGCGCCTGATCGGCGGCAAGGCGGAAGAGAATCGTTCAAAACCGGTCATAAAACAAGGCTTGTTTCGCGATCGCACTACACGCACATTGCTCTCGTGGCCGGTCAGGCCACGCTCGTTATCAACCAGCGAAAGGAGGTGATCCGATGTCTCATGGTTCAGCAATGGGGTCGGTTCAGTTCGTTCGGGGGACGCGCTTCTGAAGATGTAGTGGTTCGGCGGGAGGTATCCTCCTCCAGTCAACGCCGAACCCTGTAGATTTCAGAGGCCCGCATGGTCTCCCGGGCTGGAGCTCTCCGGCCGCTGACCATGTTTAGGGGTTGTCGGACGGTCCTGCAGGATCGTTCGGCAACCTCTTCTCATATCTGGCGCATAACAAGCGCCTTCAGGCGACGTTGCGCGCCGCCGGCTTGGCAGGGCCCTTTCAGGGAGTGGCGCGGCGCTGACGAGCAGGGTAATTTGCCGTGCGATGCCTTTGCTCTTCTTGATTGCCGCCCTGCTTGCAGCCCTCCCCGTCCAGGCCCAGCGCGCGGATCGACCGACACCCGGCTATGTTCGCGTTCGTCTGGAGACCGCGCTTGGCGTGATCGTGCTGGCGCTGGATGCGAAGCGGGCGCCCGCCACCACGGCCAATTTCATGAAATATGTCGACGACGGTCGTTTT harbors:
- a CDS encoding PRC-barrel domain-containing protein — encoded protein: MTSNETQTTLALIEAALSATVRLESRDGDKIGTVHAFLVHKVSGRATHAVLSLGGFLGMGKSYYPLPFSLLQFDSVRDLYVVTIDRRMLEGGPSWANNAPHFDQAYADRVASYYGVGGEDLTLR
- the uvrB gene encoding excinuclease ABC subunit UvrB, coding for MAIQIRTTLAEPETGENFVPHRPQRPEKVEGGRPFKLVSDYQPAGDQPTAIAELVAAAKAGEKDQVLLGVTGSGKTFTMAKVIEEMQRPALILAPNKILAAQLYGEFKSFFPENAVEYFVSYYDYYQPEAYVPRSDTYIEKESSVNEAIDRMRHSATRSLLERDDVLIVASVSCLYGIGSVETYSAMIFDLKKGQSVDQREIVRKLVALQYKRNDAAFARGNFRVKGDNLEIFPSHLEDAAWRISFFGDDIEEIVEFDPLTGKKAASMNSVRIYANSHYVTPGPTMKQATEAIRHELTERLKELEAEGKLLEHQRLEQRTNFDLEMIAATGSCNGIENYSRFLTGRLPGEPPPTLFEYLPENALLFVDESHQTVPQIGAMARGDHRRKITLAEYGFRLPSCIDNRPLRFNEWDAMRPQTVSVSATPGGWEMEQTGGVFSEQVIRPTGLIDPPVEIKPVEEQVQDCIVECRKTAELGYRTLVTTLTKRMAEDLTEYMHEAGVKVRYMHSDVETLERIELIRDLRLGVYDVLIGINLLREGLDIPECGLVCIMDADKEGFLRSETSLIQTIGRAARNVDGRVILYADRITGSMERAMNETARRREKQEEYNREHGITPMTVRKNIGDIIAHVSSQDQVTVPIDDERPHMVGHNLRAYIEELEKKMRKAASDLEFEEAGRLRDEIRNLEQEELGLPVHEQKAPLMGRSNEGKPGTRKTRFGKQQQMRMGKRR
- a CDS encoding M20 family metallopeptidase: MRRIVVAALLAAVATPVAAAPDYQAQIQTDWDRDLGKLWDQFHRNPELSFREVKTAAAIAAELRKIPGMQVTEKVGQTGIVGVLKNGAGPTVLIRADMDGLPVQEKSGLPNASTVRQVGVDGVEAPVMHACGHDTHIVGLIATARRLAAMKDRWQGTIVFIGQPAEERIGGAKAMIADGLFTRFPKPDYALAYHVDASMEAGKVAASETIQYSSSDSIDIVVPGVGAHGASPNTGKDPVYMGSQIVIALQGLISRERAPLLPGVITVGSFHSGLKHNIITDEAKLQVTVRANDEGTRAQLVNGIKRVAEGVGVMNGMPKDKMPKVTVIEGTPTTINNTPLARRLNAVMVNTLGTANVVPFEQMGMGAEDFAYFVQPDTGVKGYYFAVGGTPKAALDAARNGGPAVASHHSPLFKITPEPVVVTGATAMTAAALELLKPGAAE
- a CDS encoding ferredoxin--NADP reductase; the protein is MTVLAEPKLIPDHKAFLTVNVKWVRHWNEHLFSFAVDRPAALRFRSGEFIMIGLPGENDDPKPVMRAYSIASPSYSDELEFLSIKVQDGPLTGRLQAIQPGDQLYMGKKPTGTLVCDALLGGERLWLLSTGTGLAPFLSLARDPEVYERFNQVIVVHGTRRVDDLAFREELTARLADDPLVGEHAQEQLHYIPTVTREDFERKGRITDLIADGRLFAAPVTGPAKFDPETDRVMLCGSTAMIRETAGLLEAAGLVEGSNANPGQFVIERAFVD